The Acidobacteriaceae bacterium nucleotide sequence CTCGCTGAAAGTAGTTCGTTCGTTTGAGTAGTACGAAAAGTGTCGAAGGCTGCAACGGTAAGGTTGCAGGGACAGTCATCGAGCATAAGCCGAGAGTGGACTCTTCTCAGCACGGCTTCAGGCGGTTGGCTTCATGCGAAGAATACCGGCGTGCGTATAGGGCAGCAGTGCTTCCCGAATTTTGTGCAGCACGATCGCTTCCGGCTTCATGCAAAGCTCACCAAGACGCACGGCCAGATACTGCGAGGGGAGAAACGCGGAAAGCAGAGTCTCGGGAATGCTCACTGTACTCAGGTTCTCCATCAGGGTTTTGTACGCAGCGTCTACGGCAGGGTGCTTCCAGTAGTAGCGCAGACGGTCACTGTAGCTATAGCGGCGCAGCACCTTTTGCTGCAACTCGTCGCCGTGATAATGCTTGCTCCACTCCTTCGGTGTGGCCAGCATCTCTGCTTCCATCACCTGAGCGAGATGCGAGCAACGGGATTCGGGGATGAGCTCTTTCTCAATGCCTTCCAGGGCGAAGAGGGCTTCGCGCATGGCGAAGGTCAGCGCAGGGCCCACCTTTTGCAGAACAAATCCATCCTGGGCCAGCAGCTTGTAGGCCGAGGCCTTCTGGTAGTCCGTTGAATGCGCTTCGAAGACCATGTGGGGCTCTGCCTGGAGTACAGTCTGCAGCTCTGCTGTCTTCTCCGGGCGGTACTCTACAACGCTGTCGTGGTTGAACTCCACGCCCGGTTGTACGACCAGACCCACCACGCGAGGCCACACATGCGCGAGTCCTGCTGCTTCGAACATCCGATGATGTATCGCCAGTGTCTCCAGCGCATCTGTCCTCTTCGTTACTTCCAGCTCGCTCAGCGATTCGGTCGCTCCTCCCGGAACAGGAACCTCCGTACCGATGATGTAGAAGCGTGGTGCTCCTTCAGCTCCCCGTTCGGCGGCCTGGCAGAGTCGCGCTGCACGCTCGGCGATGATCTCTCCCGGCAGCACGTGCGGCTCTCCGGCGCAGGGCATGCTTGCATCCAGATGAATCTTCACGAAGCCAGCGCGGGAGTACTCCTCCACCATGGCTTCTGCCAGCGGCATGGCCTCTTCTGCGGGCAGGTTCTGCCACGGGTTTGGCCCCAGATGGTCGCCGCCCAGCAGAATCTGATCCAGCGGGAAGTCTTGCTCACGAGAAAGATCGAAAACGAAATCTCGGAAATCTGCCGGGCGCATACCCGTATAGCCACCAAACTGATTCACTTGGTTGCTCGTGGCCTCAACCAGCAAAGGCGAGCCATCGGATTTCGCCTGTTGTAGCGCCGCTTTCACCACCAGCGGGTGAGCTGAGCACACGGAGTACAACGCTGCGGGCTGGCCCGAGGTGTACGTCTGGACAAGCCGTTCAAGCAATTCCGGCATCGTAGAAAACCCTCCAAAAGCATCAATCAATGCAAAAACTAACATAAAGAAGTAAAAAGTTCTTGCAAAATTAAACAATTCGGTGCGAAATGGAGATGCATTCATTCTCATTTCGGTGGAGTCCACTCCATGAAGCGGCTGCCCCAAGCGTTCCCTACGTCGTTGTTCTGTCCATGGCTGTTCTGCCTGTGCCTGGTCTTTTTTGCGGGAACTTCCATGTCTGCGCAGGACTTTACCGTCCAGGCGCGGCCGGGCAAAGCCTCGGTTCTGCCTGGCGGCAACGTGGTGCTGACTCCCGTTGTTCAAGGCAGCGGCGGATACTCGGGGACGACCGCGCTTTCAGCCAGCGGGCTGCCTACGGGAGTGACGGCGAGCTTCGCTCCTGCTTCTGTCAGCGGGTCGTGGGCGGTGAGCCTGCTCACCCTCAGCACGACAAGCAGCACGCCGGCGGGAACGTACAGCATCACACTCTCGGGCGTTGGCGGTGGTCTAACGCGTACGACAACATTCAGCCTTACCGTTGCGCCGTCGTTCACGTTTACGCATCCCGGTATTCTTCTCGGCGCCACGCAGCTTGCGAACATCGAGTCGAAGGTGGCGCAGTCAACCTCACCCTGGAGCAGCGCGTATAGCGCGGCCAGTGGCAGCAGCTATGGATCGTTGACCTATGCTGCAACGCCCCATGCCTCGGTCGATACAACAACAACTGCGAGCACCGACCTCATCAACGATTCGGAAGCGGCGTATACACAAGCGCTGCTCTGGTACATCACTCGGAACAGCACCTACGCGAACAACGCCATCGCGATCATGAATGCATGGTCGAGTACGATGACAGGCGGGTTCTCGGGATCTAACGATTACAACGTCGCGGCCTGGGCAGGGGACAACTTTCCTCGGGCCGCTGAGATCATTCGTTACACCTATCTCGACTCCAGCGGTGCGGCGTTGTGGTCTTCGACAGACATCACGCAGTTCAAGTCCTTCCTCACCTCACAGTTCGTTCCCATGCTCACAAATGATCGTGGACAAGGAGATTACGGTGGCAACCTTCACGCTTCCACGGCTGCTGCTGAGATCAACATCGGCGTCTTTCTGGATGATCCTGCGACGTTCTTTCGTGGGCTCTGGATGTGGCGCTATGCTTTACCCGCATATGTCTATGAGCCCGGCGACGGTAGCTATCCTGCGCCTCCTATCGACTGGACCGCGAGTTATAGCTCAATAACAAATATGGTTACGCTCTGGTATGGCCAACCTATGTTCTCTGAAGGTTTGAGCCAGGAGACGTGCCGTGACCTTGGTCATACGCGCTGGGGTTTTGCGGCACTGGCTAATGGCGCGGAGACCGCATATCTGCAAGGCGTCGATCTCTATGCGGAGTCATCGCTCGGCACAAGCAATGCCACGCGGATGCAGGATGGCTTGGAGTTCAACTCCACGTATCTCAACGGCGCAACGCCACCGAGCACGTTGTGCAGCGGAACGTTGACAGCAGGCAGTTCCGTTGGAACGGGAGAGATCGCCTACAACGCTCTGGTCAATCGCCGTGGCCTTAGTCTGCCAGAGACCAGCACGTTTCTCTCGGGGCAGCGGCCTACCGGTGCGAACTACTTCATGAACTGGGAGACACTTACCCACTACATGAATGCAGCCACGTCGACGGCCTCGATAGCCGTGTCGCCTGCGAGCATCGTCGCCGGAACAGCGAGCTTTCCTCTCGCTGCCACGATCAGCTTTGCGAACACCGCAACGCCAACCGGGGCGGTCACGTTTCTGGTGAGCGGCTCTGCCTACTCTGCATCCTGCTCCACCACCAGCTCGACAACGATCGCCTGCAGCTCCGCAGATACGGGCA carries:
- a CDS encoding D-tagatose-bisphosphate aldolase, class II, non-catalytic subunit, translating into MPELLERLVQTYTSGQPAALYSVCSAHPLVVKAALQQAKSDGSPLLVEATSNQVNQFGGYTGMRPADFRDFVFDLSREQDFPLDQILLGGDHLGPNPWQNLPAEEAMPLAEAMVEEYSRAGFVKIHLDASMPCAGEPHVLPGEIIAERAARLCQAAERGAEGAPRFYIIGTEVPVPGGATESLSELEVTKRTDALETLAIHHRMFEAAGLAHVWPRVVGLVVQPGVEFNHDSVVEYRPEKTAELQTVLQAEPHMVFEAHSTDYQKASAYKLLAQDGFVLQKVGPALTFAMREALFALEGIEKELIPESRCSHLAQVMEAEMLATPKEWSKHYHGDELQQKVLRRYSYSDRLRYYWKHPAVDAAYKTLMENLSTVSIPETLLSAFLPSQYLAVRLGELCMKPEAIVLHKIREALLPYTHAGILRMKPTA
- a CDS encoding alginate lyase family protein, with product MSAQDFTVQARPGKASVLPGGNVVLTPVVQGSGGYSGTTALSASGLPTGVTASFAPASVSGSWAVSLLTLSTTSSTPAGTYSITLSGVGGGLTRTTTFSLTVAPSFTFTHPGILLGATQLANIESKVAQSTSPWSSAYSAASGSSYGSLTYAATPHASVDTTTTASTDLINDSEAAYTQALLWYITRNSTYANNAIAIMNAWSSTMTGGFSGSNDYNVAAWAGDNFPRAAEIIRYTYLDSSGAALWSSTDITQFKSFLTSQFVPMLTNDRGQGDYGGNLHASTAAAEINIGVFLDDPATFFRGLWMWRYALPAYVYEPGDGSYPAPPIDWTASYSSITNMVTLWYGQPMFSEGLSQETCRDLGHTRWGFAALANGAETAYLQGVDLYAESSLGTSNATRMQDGLEFNSTYLNGATPPSTLCSGTLTAGSSVGTGEIAYNALVNRRGLSLPETSTFLSGQRPTGANYFMNWETLTHYMNAATSTASIAVSPASIVAGTASFPLAATISFANTATPTGAVTFLVSGSAYSASCSTTSSTTIACSSADTGSASLAAGTYTITASQAADSFYGYVAGTNSLVVTPAPDFTFVSSGSASQSIVSGSTATFLFSLTPTGSAYPGAVSFSVSCLPQGASCSVTPLSLLATAGAQTVTLTVQTPARTAMSRAPRGPESLLLAGLIFLPMGLRRRRKRRLRPALLALLSVGVLPLLIGCGSSSTSATTAYTLTLIATSGAVQHSRTVTLTLQ